A window of Natrinema versiforme contains these coding sequences:
- a CDS encoding ribonuclease H-like domain-containing protein: protein MSAEGAELLALRCDAVAELDGSALRDVLGYFDPALVYVVRDASDVRVVSRLRRAFDGPVVSAAGPAEVRTETVGDVSFLFSGSAALLEDAAESHPSADYVVCDDLEPTTDAVSLAATLAGREAAARYRARAGGDPTFLTGALEASYDHVWAATVDGESVRLPVRGVAPLRRSGAAELAGLTCDRSGSVAVSSVPADRFGLRALAGVGPTTAERLRENGYDTRAAVAEATETALCAIDGIGTSTAREIVDGARALAESRVVRRTADPVPPAADAATPLFVDIETDGLQPTIIWVIGVYDPERDAYLDFVDTEPTRDDPGAATREFVSWLAAEYDAPSLVAWNGHSFDYEHLERFIARDAPAYHEYWREHVSTYDPYDWAVRRDNAVLPGRTDRLEDVAHALGCDRSGAAAALDGKTLAERIRRLLEGSSGPDSGANGGSDAATDFGIDWDAARRYCEADVRELAAVYDAIAAAPPATERGANGDRATDDSTTQTGLADF, encoded by the coding sequence ATGTCTGCCGAGGGTGCCGAGCTGTTGGCGCTGCGCTGTGACGCCGTCGCCGAACTGGACGGGTCGGCGCTGCGCGACGTGCTCGGCTACTTCGATCCGGCCCTCGTCTACGTCGTTCGCGACGCCTCGGACGTCCGCGTCGTGAGCCGCCTCCGGCGCGCGTTCGACGGGCCGGTCGTCTCCGCCGCCGGTCCCGCGGAGGTCCGGACGGAGACCGTCGGTGACGTTTCGTTTCTCTTCTCGGGATCGGCCGCGCTGCTCGAGGACGCGGCCGAAAGCCACCCATCCGCTGACTACGTCGTCTGTGACGACCTCGAGCCGACGACCGACGCCGTCTCGCTGGCGGCGACTCTCGCCGGCCGCGAGGCCGCCGCCCGCTACCGGGCCCGAGCGGGCGGGGACCCGACGTTTCTCACCGGCGCGCTCGAGGCGAGTTACGACCACGTCTGGGCGGCGACCGTCGACGGCGAGTCGGTCCGACTGCCGGTTCGGGGGGTCGCCCCGCTCCGCCGGTCCGGTGCCGCGGAACTCGCGGGTCTCACCTGCGATCGATCGGGGTCGGTCGCGGTCTCGTCGGTCCCGGCGGACCGGTTCGGGCTGCGGGCGCTCGCCGGCGTCGGCCCGACGACGGCGGAGCGACTTCGGGAAAACGGGTACGACACGCGCGCGGCCGTCGCCGAGGCGACGGAGACGGCGCTGTGTGCGATCGACGGCATCGGCACGTCGACGGCTCGCGAGATCGTCGACGGCGCGCGGGCGCTCGCCGAGTCCCGCGTCGTCCGACGAACCGCCGACCCGGTCCCGCCGGCGGCCGACGCGGCGACGCCGCTGTTCGTCGACATCGAAACCGACGGGCTCCAGCCGACGATCATCTGGGTAATCGGTGTCTACGATCCCGAACGCGACGCCTACCTCGACTTCGTCGACACCGAGCCGACCCGCGACGACCCGGGCGCGGCGACCCGCGAGTTCGTCTCGTGGCTGGCCGCCGAGTACGACGCCCCGTCGCTGGTCGCGTGGAACGGCCACTCGTTCGACTACGAGCACCTCGAGCGGTTCATCGCCCGTGACGCGCCCGCGTATCACGAGTATTGGCGCGAACACGTGTCCACCTACGATCCCTACGACTGGGCGGTGCGACGGGACAATGCCGTCCTGCCGGGCCGGACCGACCGACTCGAGGATGTCGCGCACGCGCTCGGCTGCGACCGCTCGGGTGCCGCGGCGGCCCTCGACGGGAAGACCCTCGCCGAGCGGATTCGGCGATTGCTCGAGGGCTCGAGCGGTCCCGATTCCGGCGCGAACGGCGGCTCGGATGCCGCGACCGATTTCGGTATCGACTGGGACGCGGCGCGTCGGTACTGCGAGGCAGACGTTCGCGAACTGGCCGCGGTCTACGATGCGATCGCCGCGGCTCCGCCCGCGACCGAGCGCGGCGCAAACGGAGATCGAGCGACGGACGATTCGACGACCCAGACCGGACTCGCAGACTTTTGA
- a CDS encoding co-chaperone YbbN → MAATSKPSRFETGDDLETFVESHDVALVEFYTSGCALCQAMEPVLGNVARATDVAIGMVNPGDDIELVDRFDIRSVPTLILFEDGDETARLAEGFQGGDAVTDFLETHVPNAVDAD, encoded by the coding sequence ATGGCCGCGACCAGCAAACCGAGCCGGTTCGAGACCGGCGACGACCTCGAGACCTTCGTGGAGAGCCACGACGTGGCGCTCGTCGAGTTCTACACCAGCGGCTGTGCGCTGTGTCAGGCGATGGAGCCGGTACTGGGGAACGTCGCCCGCGCGACCGACGTCGCCATCGGGATGGTCAACCCCGGCGACGATATCGAGCTCGTCGACCGGTTCGACATCCGGTCGGTGCCGACGCTGATCCTGTTCGAGGACGGTGACGAAACCGCGCGACTGGCGGAGGGCTTTCAGGGCGGCGACGCCGTTACCGACTTCCTCGAGACCCACGTTCCGAACGCCGTCGACGCCGACTGA
- the glnA gene encoding type I glutamate--ammonia ligase, whose product MTNGNLTAAEEDVLDEIEEENIDFLRLQFTDILGTVKNVSVPARQAEKAFTEGIYFDGSSIEGFVRIQESDMRLKPDPDTFAILPWQDREDGASARMICDVIDTSTGEPFEGDPRRVLKNALERADDLGYTVNAAPEPEFFLFEEDEDGRATTETGDHGGYFDLAPKDLASDVRRDIIYGLEDMGFEIEASHHEVAKGQHEINFEYDDALTTADNVATFRTVVRAIAAQHDQHATFMPKPIPRINGSGMHTHLSLFEDGENAFHDDDDEFDLSETAHSFIAGILEHAPAITAISNPTVNSYKRLVPGYEAPVYVAWSDRNRSALIRKPAARVPAASRIEARFPDPSCNPYLALAALIHAGLDGVERDLDCPDPVRENIYEFDEEKREEYGIDTLPTNLGEAVEALEEDEVIYSALGEHVGPKFVEAKSQEFEDYLVDVSDWELDRYLETF is encoded by the coding sequence ATGACGAACGGAAACTTAACCGCCGCGGAAGAGGACGTACTGGACGAGATCGAGGAGGAGAACATCGACTTCCTCCGACTGCAGTTTACCGACATTCTCGGGACGGTCAAGAACGTCTCCGTGCCGGCCCGACAGGCCGAGAAGGCGTTCACCGAGGGAATCTACTTCGACGGCTCCTCGATCGAAGGCTTCGTTCGCATTCAGGAGTCGGACATGCGGCTCAAGCCCGACCCGGACACGTTCGCGATTCTCCCGTGGCAGGACCGCGAGGACGGCGCATCGGCCCGAATGATCTGTGACGTCATCGACACCTCCACGGGCGAGCCCTTCGAGGGCGACCCGCGCCGCGTGCTCAAGAACGCACTCGAGCGCGCCGACGACCTCGGCTACACGGTCAACGCCGCGCCCGAGCCGGAGTTCTTCCTCTTCGAGGAGGACGAGGACGGCCGCGCGACGACGGAGACGGGCGACCATGGCGGCTACTTCGACCTCGCGCCGAAAGACCTCGCGAGCGACGTCCGCCGCGACATCATCTACGGCCTCGAGGACATGGGCTTCGAGATCGAAGCGAGCCACCACGAGGTCGCCAAGGGCCAACACGAGATCAACTTCGAGTACGACGACGCCCTGACGACGGCGGACAACGTCGCCACCTTCCGGACTGTCGTCCGCGCCATCGCCGCCCAACACGACCAGCACGCGACGTTCATGCCCAAGCCGATCCCACGCATCAACGGCTCGGGGATGCACACGCACCTCTCGCTGTTCGAAGACGGCGAGAACGCGTTCCACGACGACGACGACGAGTTCGACCTCTCGGAGACCGCTCACTCCTTCATCGCCGGGATCCTCGAGCACGCGCCGGCGATCACGGCGATCTCGAACCCTACCGTCAACAGCTACAAGCGACTGGTGCCCGGCTACGAGGCACCCGTCTACGTCGCGTGGTCCGACCGCAACCGCTCGGCACTGATCCGCAAACCGGCCGCCCGCGTCCCGGCCGCCTCGCGCATCGAGGCCCGCTTCCCCGACCCGTCCTGTAACCCCTACCTCGCGCTCGCGGCGCTCATCCACGCGGGTCTCGACGGGGTCGAGCGCGACCTCGACTGTCCGGACCCGGTCCGGGAGAACATCTACGAGTTCGACGAGGAGAAACGCGAAGAGTACGGCATCGACACGCTGCCGACGAACCTCGGCGAGGCCGTCGAGGCCCTCGAGGAGGACGAAGTCATCTACAGCGCGCTCGGCGAGCACGTCGGGCCGAAGTTCGTCGAGGCCAAGAGCCAAGAGTTCGAGGACTACCTCGTCGACGTCTCCGACTGGGAACTCGACCGCTACCTCGAGACCTTCTGA
- a CDS encoding MarR family transcriptional regulator — protein MSSQKQRPDTRIDPVPDDLESASAKLVYLYLEAADGATIDELGEILAMKKIDVLSVLNSLSSAGYVEQADSEYVVAN, from the coding sequence ATGAGTTCACAAAAGCAGCGTCCCGACACCCGGATCGATCCGGTTCCCGACGACCTCGAGTCAGCCAGCGCGAAACTCGTCTATCTCTATCTCGAGGCGGCCGACGGCGCGACGATCGACGAACTGGGGGAGATACTGGCGATGAAGAAGATCGACGTTCTGAGCGTGCTGAACTCGCTCTCGAGTGCCGGCTACGTCGAGCAGGCGGACTCGGAGTACGTCGTCGCAAACTAA
- a CDS encoding metallophosphoesterase, producing MRDDSRPSTTEAGSPPTRIEPLPGEPAATAAVGGDRALFVADYHAGYEAGLRYERGVDVPSQAPDRRERLLSLLERTDPDRLVVCGDLMHSIGDPGGAERGELEVLFESFGADLAVTVVKGNHDGRIETWLADGDDIEATVDVVPGDGVALGDIGVCHGHTWPSRAALESDVLCLGHEHPCVRLEDEVGGSRVERAWLRGRLDLEPFRDRPEYEGVSWLEDADEPPPRAVVIPAFNDLVGGTWINVTGQSFLSPFLPAGLAGGEAYLVDGTRLGPYESV from the coding sequence ATGCGAGACGATTCCCGTCCCAGCACGACTGAAGCCGGGTCGCCGCCGACTCGAATCGAACCGCTTCCCGGCGAACCGGCCGCGACCGCCGCGGTCGGCGGCGATCGAGCACTGTTCGTCGCCGACTACCACGCCGGCTACGAGGCGGGGCTGCGATACGAGCGCGGCGTCGACGTTCCGAGTCAGGCACCCGACCGCCGGGAGCGACTGCTGTCTCTGCTCGAGCGCACCGACCCCGATCGGCTGGTCGTCTGCGGCGATCTGATGCACTCGATCGGGGACCCCGGCGGGGCCGAACGCGGCGAACTCGAGGTGCTGTTCGAATCCTTCGGAGCCGATCTCGCGGTGACGGTCGTCAAGGGCAACCACGACGGCCGGATCGAAACGTGGCTGGCTGACGGCGACGATATCGAGGCGACGGTCGATGTCGTCCCCGGCGACGGCGTTGCCCTCGGCGATATCGGCGTCTGTCACGGCCACACGTGGCCGTCGCGGGCCGCCCTCGAGAGCGACGTACTCTGTCTGGGCCACGAACACCCCTGTGTGCGACTCGAGGACGAGGTCGGCGGTAGTCGCGTCGAGCGCGCGTGGCTGCGCGGCCGCCTCGATCTCGAGCCGTTTCGCGACCGCCCCGAGTACGAGGGGGTCTCGTGGCTCGAGGACGCGGACGAACCACCGCCTCGAGCGGTCGTGATACCGGCGTTCAACGACCTCGTCGGCGGGACGTGGATCAACGTGACCGGGCAGTCGTTTCTCTCGCCGTTTCTCCCCGCAGGGCTGGCCGGGGGCGAGGCCTACCTGGTAGACGGGACGCGACTCGGGCCGTACGAATCGGTGTAA
- a CDS encoding Single-stranded DNA binding protein: MELDDHAEDLASDLGVDKEEVKDDLQNLVEYSVPVDEAKQSLRRKYGDDSGGGGGTPSAKDIAEITPDDGSVTVTGVVLTAGERSIRYQGSDHVIVEGRLADETGVIDYTAWEDFGLEPGDTITAGNAGVREWDGEPELNLGESTSLSFDDDSLEVPYEIGGDAQLADLQTGNRAVTIEVSVLECERKTIDGRDGETDILNGVFGDESGRLPFTNWDPAPEIENGGSVRIENAYVQEFRGVPEVNVSEFSTVSALDREIDVGSNTSTMDVGDAVGTGGIYDVEVVGNLLAVRDGSGLIQRCPECYRVIQKGQCRTHGDVDGIDDMRVKGILDDGTGTVTVVLDDELTERVYGGTLEDALEQAREAMDQEVVADRIRERIVGREYRVRGHLSVDEYGANLDAEIFEESKDDPAARATAFLEEVDA, encoded by the coding sequence ATGGAACTCGACGATCATGCCGAGGATCTCGCCTCCGACCTCGGTGTTGACAAAGAGGAGGTCAAAGACGACCTGCAGAACTTGGTGGAGTACAGCGTGCCGGTCGACGAGGCCAAACAGAGCCTCCGACGGAAGTACGGCGACGATTCCGGCGGCGGTGGTGGGACACCGTCGGCGAAGGACATCGCCGAAATCACGCCCGACGACGGGTCGGTTACCGTCACGGGCGTCGTCCTGACGGCCGGCGAGCGGTCGATCCGCTATCAGGGCTCCGATCACGTCATCGTGGAAGGCCGGCTGGCCGACGAGACCGGCGTCATCGACTACACGGCGTGGGAGGACTTCGGCCTCGAGCCCGGCGACACGATCACCGCGGGCAACGCGGGCGTCCGCGAGTGGGACGGCGAACCCGAACTCAACCTCGGAGAGAGCACCTCGCTGTCGTTCGACGACGACTCGCTCGAGGTGCCGTACGAAATCGGCGGCGACGCCCAACTGGCCGATCTCCAGACCGGCAATCGCGCGGTCACCATCGAGGTCTCGGTCCTCGAGTGCGAGCGCAAGACGATCGACGGCCGCGACGGCGAAACGGACATCCTGAACGGCGTCTTCGGCGACGAGAGCGGGCGGCTCCCCTTCACGAACTGGGACCCCGCCCCGGAGATCGAGAACGGCGGCTCGGTCCGCATCGAGAACGCCTACGTCCAGGAGTTCCGCGGGGTGCCCGAGGTCAACGTCTCGGAGTTCTCGACGGTCAGCGCGCTCGATCGGGAGATCGACGTCGGCAGCAATACCTCGACGATGGACGTCGGTGACGCCGTCGGCACGGGCGGCATCTACGACGTGGAAGTCGTCGGCAACCTGCTGGCGGTCCGGGACGGCTCCGGACTCATCCAGCGCTGTCCGGAGTGCTATCGCGTCATCCAGAAGGGGCAGTGCCGGACCCACGGCGACGTCGACGGGATCGACGACATGCGCGTCAAGGGAATCCTCGACGACGGCACCGGGACCGTCACCGTGGTCCTCGACGACGAGCTCACCGAGCGCGTCTACGGCGGCACCTTAGAGGACGCCTTAGAACAGGCCCGCGAGGCGATGGACCAGGAGGTCGTCGCGGATCGCATCCGCGAGCGCATCGTCGGTCGCGAGTACCGCGTGCGCGGTCACCTCTCCGTCGACGAGTACGGCGCGAATCTCGACGCCGAGATATTCGAGGAGAGCAAGGACGATCCGGCCGCCCGTGCGACGGCCTTCTTAGAGGAGGTGGACGCATGA